In the genome of Leptolyngbya sp. 'hensonii', the window TCGCTACCATTCGCAATGAACCAAACGGACACCCAACCGTTCAGCCTGCTTCTCGCAACGGACATCGCCCATCCTTACCTCTAGATGCTCAAGCGATCGCCTGGATTCGAGAGGTATTGAGCCAGAAATTTTATATTGGCGTGGAACAGGCGGATACGCGACGGTTTCGGGCAAATTCCTGGTCAGATTGCGGCGTGATTAAAGTGACGCAGGAAGAGGAGGCGATCGCCGCAGTAGCACAACTTCTACAACGTTATCCACATCAATATGTGCGTCTGTTTAGCATCAATCCTGGAACTCGACAGCGAGGTAGTGGTTTAGTGATTCAACAGCCCTTGGAGAAGTGAAGCAGTAAAGCGGTGGAGGAGAGAAGGAGGAATAAACAATTACCTGATTCCTCCATTACTTTGTTGAAAGTGAAACTGAATTAAAGAAACAACTTCTGGCTCCCGTATGGCAGGCAACATTGCCCACCTGCTCAATTTTTAATAGAAGCGTATCGGCGTCACAGTCGTAATAAAACGCTTTGACTTTCTGAATATGTCCAGACGTTGCCCCTTTATGCCACAGTTCTGCACGCGATCGGCTCCAGTAATGGGCTTCTCCTGTTTCTAAGGTTCGATGAATCGATTCACGGTTCATCCATGCCATCATCAAGACGGTATTGTCCAGATAATCTTGGGCGATCGCTGGAATCAAGCCCTGTTCGTTAAACTTAAGCTGTTCTATCCACAAAAAAGTTTGATTCATCGTCACAATCGGGTTAGACAATTATTCAATGTTTGAATCAAAAAGAGAGCATCCAGTTTGCGCCCAATCAGTACCATCTGGTTTTTTGGAGCAGCCGTCCATTCACTGTCATCAATTGTGAACCGCTTGCCACTGAGTTGAAACAGATGTCGTCTAGGGCTTTCAGCGAACCAGAGTACCCCTTTTGCTCGAAACACATTGTCAGGAAGTTGATAATCTAAAAATTGCTGAAATTTCTTCAAGGCAATGGGGCGATCGCTTTGAAAGGATACGGACATGAATCCATCGTTGTTCAGGTGCTGGGTGTTTAGGTTTAGTTGTGTTCCGGAGTCTAGAGAAGCATCAAT includes:
- the hisI gene encoding phosphoribosyl-AMP cyclohydrolase translates to MNQTFLWIEQLKFNEQGLIPAIAQDYLDNTVLMMAWMNRESIHRTLETGEAHYWSRSRAELWHKGATSGHIQKVKAFYYDCDADTLLLKIEQVGNVACHTGARSCFFNSVSLSTK